The Desulfotomaculum sp. nucleotide sequence TTTAAACTGCGTTTTCACAGATATTTGATCTTCGGAAGCTGTTGCAGCGGTTGATGCGATATTTGAGGTAAGAAGAAGGCATAAGAAGAAGTTTTATCACAGAAGCTGGGTATTCAGGATTTAAACCGGTATTTCCCCAATATACTCCGCAATAGAGTGTTGGTCATACATGGTGATGCGCAGAAAGAATTTGGGCAGCACTTAATTATAAACTCAGTGATCGATCTTATTAACCAGTGCTATGTAAAATTCTTCTATAAGTTGATTATATCCATGCCTGCTTTCAATTTTAACACTTTGCCCGTCAGCAAAAGCGATTACTATACATGTTATATCTACTCTAAGTCCTGCTTTGATAATATTGTAATCACAACTGACACTGACAATCTTATCCAGATTGAAGACTTTTACGGATATTGATTCTTTTTCGGCGCTTGCTTGTATTAAAAGTTTTTCTGTGAGAAACCAGAAATAACCCGTGCGTCCTCTTTTTACCGGCTTTCCAAAGAAATCGTAATCATCTCCTATATACCCTACCAGGTCGGGAAACCATGAAATAACATCGTTTATCTCACCGAAATATTCTTTAAGGATTTCTATTAACAGTGGATCGCAAGTATTTTCAATACTTCTAAGTAATTGTATATTCACCAGCGCCAACTCCTGTTGTTTATTTTTAAACTCAAAATTACCGTTTTTCAAACGATACCTTATATACACTCTTCGGGGAATGCTTTTCTAGATTACCAGGTGTTTTGCCTGGGCGAGTGAAGCCTGCCTGCCATTAAATTTTTCGGATATGCATTTTTATGATATCGATATTCCGTCCCTTTGAAAAATTATTTGCGTATAAAAAACACTTCCACAGTTCACGGTGAAACCCTTTTATCCCGCTTAAAAAATGTCCCTATGCTCAAGAACTGATATTTTGCGACATACTCATAAGTACGCTGTCCGAAATCCGGACACAGGCACTTAGTTCTATCCCGGCCGATGTCAATAATGCAAAAGATTATATGGCTCCGGCGGTGTGGAGCGGATTGCTGAACGTTTTATCTGCCCGGCTTTTAGATTTAAAGAAGGAAAAGCAGAAAGCTATATAGAAAAACTGCTTCAAAGAATGATTTTTTCCCTTGTTATTCAACAATATTTCAGTTTTCATTCAGTATGATTTCAGTTTAGGACCGGATAATATAGGTATTACAAAACTACAGGGTGGTAGATAAAGTATGCAGCCGTAAAAGGGAATTAAAATATTGTTGGTGGACGATGAGCCGAACATACTTGTATTTTTGGAGCTTGGCCTGCAAAATGAGGGGTTTGAAGTGCAGTCGGCTCAGGACGGGATGACGGCTGTCAACCTGATTAAGGATTTCCAGCCGCATGTAGTAATACTTGATGTGATGATGCCCGGGATGGACGGTTTTGAAGTATGCCAGCTGATTAAAAAAACGGATAACGTGGCGGTAATTATGCTGACTGCCAGGGACGAAGTGGATGACCGGGTAAAAGGTTTGACGCTTGGAGCAGATGATTACATGGTTAAGCCATTACTCTCCTTTGTCGCCATGTTATTCGGGCTGCTTTGCTTTCTGCCCATTATTAGAAAAACGCTGGTTCCTTTGTTCAACATGGTAGACACAGCGGAACAAATATGATGCGGACAGCATGAAACAGGTTGTTCTAAACTTATTTCAAAATGCCGTACAGCATACTGATCCCGAAAATGGCGAGATTCAGGTTTGCTTTCGTCCACTAAACTGCAGCTGAAAGCTGAGATTAACGAGGCGGATATCAGCGATGTAATAACAGGACTGGAAGCAACGTTCACAGTTGACACATATCCCGGAAACCTTTACAGGGAAACTCGTCTCAGCGGCGCCCAACGCCACTACAGTCAGCAATGTGCAGATGTATGACACGATCATCTCCATTGACGATTACAGCAAACCAAGAGGAGGAATGCCGGCCAGTATAAGCATTGTTATCTCCTCTTTGACGCTTTTTCTGGCGGGAGTGGCCATGATCTCCTTAATAGTCGGAGGGATAGGTATTATGAACATCATGCTTGTCTCTGTGACGGAGCGTACCCGGGAAATAGGCTTGCGCATGGCTATCGGAGCTACAAGGCAGGATATACTTAACTAATTTCTTTTTGAAGCCGTTCTGCTGAGCCTGGCTGGATCTTTATTTGGAATTGTTTTCGGCCTCGCCGGAACAAAGATTTTTTCATATTTTGCAAACTGGTCTACGGCAATTTCCATAAAAGTTAAAGGCGATTATTAAGCACGTAGGCAGTTGACTTTACCGTTTTTTTTCTTTTAACCTTGTTCGGTGTGCCATACCTTGTTGCTCAGGTGCTTTCCTACTCGGCGGGTGTCGCAAACAGCTTCTTTTTTAACAGGAAGTGGACATTCCGTGTCGAACGCAAAGCAAATATCCTGGAAGCGGCAAATTTCGTTATCGTGAACGGATTTTCCTTGTTAACCTCTTTCGGCCTGCTGGCTGTCTTACACGATTTGAATCACCTTGATCTGTGGATTAGCAAATGCATAGTGACAGGTGCTGCTATTATAGTGAACTTTATAGGAAGCCGGTTCTGGGTATTCAGCCGGAGAGCGGAGAGTGAGATTTGATGAAAAGAGGGGATTAGCTGATTTTGATTTTCATTCCGTCTACCCAGGTTGACAGGTCATAGTTAAGGTGTTATGGATTGATTATGACTTATACCGCGGGTATAATTTAGCTTGCCAACAGATTTATCAAAACAGTTTTATATTTGGGCTAAAAAGGGAGGGGCAATGAGTAATGAGCAAAGCAGCCATAGATGCCGGTTCGCTGATTGGCGCCTGGAAGCTGGTTTCCTATGAGGTCCGCAGGCCTGACGGGGGCGTATTCTTGCCAATGGGCAGTGAGCCGGTAGGTTACTATATTATTAGTCACGAAGGCTACTCGAATGTGTGCCTGACACCGGGAAACCGGGCTAAATCCGCCTCGGACAACCGCTTGACGGATGCTGAAAAGATTGACGCCGCAAATGTTATCTTTTATGCCGGGAAATACGAAGTAGTTGACAATGATCTGATTGTACGTCCTGATGTAAGTTTTTTGCCAAACTGGGTGGGTACACAGGTAGTCAGGCATGTGAAACTAGAGGGCGTCATGATGACGCTGAGCGCATTCTTAAAAGACGGATCGGAAGCGGCGCTTACCTGGAAAAAACCTTAGAAGTGGCAATTATGAATGACTGACTGTTTAATTTAGGTTTTTCTGAAGAAATTGTTCGGGAGTCCGGACAATATAAAGGGCTTTTTCCGGGCAGAGTGATTGCGCAGATTGGCCAAAGACAATGTTGTGTTATTCATTTTTCAAAATACATTTTATCCTGGGGTAAACGGATGTTTATAAGCCCCTGTTCTTTGCTTATCTTATCCCAGATATCCTTACTGACTTCCCACTGAATATGATAGTTGGAGTTCCCGTTTGGCGCTTCCGCAAATTTTAAGTATACCGTTTGACGGAACTGCGTTTCAATATTCCCGACAATTCTTGCTTTAAAGACATTGCCGGAGTTGTCCCCGTTGCTTAACCGGATATGATTCGCCCTCACACCATAATACCCTTTCTCTGCTTTTGTCTTCGAATCTGTCTTCAGCCTTATGTTCCATGAAGGAATTTCAATATATCCATCATCAACCCTTACCGCTTCAACAATATTTTTACATCCGGTAATCCGGGCCGCTTCACTTGTTTGAGGATTTTCGAATACATCCTTTTTATTTCCAAAAACGTGAAGATCTCCCGAACATAAAACTGCTATTTTTTCACACATCCGGTATGCTTCTTCAATGTTATGCGTAACAAACAGGGTCGTTCCGCCGAATTCTTTTAAGATTCCCAGTATTTCCCTTGCCATATGGGACCGCAGGTGTTCATCAAGCGCGGAAAATGGCTCATCTAACAGGATTATATCTGGTTCGGCGGCTATTGTTCTGGCCAGCGCCGTGCGCTGCTGCTGGCCTCCTGAGATTAAGCGGGGATACCTGTTCTCCAGACCAGTCAGACCGAACCTTTCCAGCAAGTTGCTTATTCTAAGGTTTCTTTCCTGATCAGATAATCCCCTGATACCAAAAGCAATATTATCTTTCACTGTCAGATGGGGGAAAAGGGCGTAATTTTGAAACAAAAAGCCTACCTTACGATGTTTTGGTTTAATATTAATTCCCTTTTTCGAATCAAAAAATGTTTTTCCATTGACAATAATCTTCCCTTCATCCGGCTTAACAAGGCCGGCAACGCATCTTAAGGTCATAGTTTTACCCGACCCGGAAGCTCCCAAAAGCGCAATCCTTTCCTTTGAGCCTTCGAACTTTACATCTAAAACGAACCCGGGAAGATTCTTCTTTATTTCCACATACAGTTCCATTACAGTTTCCCCCTGGGACGAAAAAGCAGCTTGGCCTGAAAGCCTGACCAATAATTCATCAAGACCATTACGATCAGTGAAATAATAAAAATCAACGCTACCCATAAATATGCCTTATCCATTTCTCCGCTCTCAGCTGCAAAAAAGATTGCCACAGGTATTGTTTGTGTTCTTCCGGGTATATTTCCGGCAACCATTAAAGTGGCCCCAAATTCTCCGAGGCTCCTTGCAAAACTAAGAATTGTGCCTGCTGCAATTCCCGGCCATGCTACGGGTACCGCTACTTTATAAAACAGCCTGAATTCGCTTGCTCCGAGCACTCTGGCAGCGTCTAGAATATTTGAATCTATTTGTTCAAAAGCGGCTCTGACGGTTCTGTACATAAGCGGGAATGAAACAACAGATGCGGCAATTACGATTGCCGCCCATGAAAAAATTATTTCGATATTGAATTTTTCAAGTAATCCTCCGATAAATCCGTTCTTCCCAAAGATTAATAATAAGAAAAAACCTACAACTGTAGGAGGCAGAATCATAGGAAGAGTAAGAATACTGTCAATAAAGCCCTTTGTTTTCTTAGAGTAAGCGGCTACAAACCATGCAGCCGCTACTCCAAAAACTAAAGTTATCAATGTTGCACAGGCGGAGGATCTCATTGAAATCCATAATGGAGAAAAATCATCAATCAACTAAAAGTCCACCTCAAAATTAAGCCGCTGGTTTAGCTTGGGCATTCGCCAGGAATGTAAACCCGTATTTCTCAAATACACTTTTTGCTTTGGCACCTGACAGAAAATCCATAAAAGCTTTAGCTTCCGCCATATGTTTGCTTGATTTGATCACACTTGCAGGATAAACAATCGGCTTATGGCTTTCTTCCGGAGCAACTGCAACTTGCTTAACTTTTTGTGATACTTTTGCGTCTGTAAGGTAAACAACACCGGCATCAACATTTCCGGTTTCTACCCAGGTCAGTACTTCCTTAACGGATTTGCCGTAAACAGCCTTTGCTGTTATTTTATCTAAAATCTTCATATTAGTAAACAAGTCTTCGGCATACTGGCCGGCTGGTACTGTTCTAAATTCACCCAAACCAATTTTTTTAACTGTATCCTTGGTTAAGTCTTCAAAGCTGGAGACCAGGGAACTGTCTTTGGGTATAATCAATACGAGGCTGTTTCCCAAAAGTGTTTTCTTTGTTCCATTCTCCAGCAATCCCTTTGTCTCCAAAGCATCCATTTGCTTATTTGCCGCAGAAATAAATACATCGACATCGGCTCCATTTTCTATTTGCTGCTGAAGAGAGCCAGAGGAAGCGAAGTTATACGTAACATTAACATCCGGAACTTCCTTTGCGTAGATATCTTTGATTTCATTCATGGCGTCTTTCAAGCTTGCCGCCGCTGAAACAGTCAGCGTAACCTGGGTTTTAGGAGTTTCCTGGCTTTTTTCAGCCAACTGTTTACTGCACGCTGAAAAGGCAAAAATCACGACAAGTAATAACAGAACCATCCCCGCAAAATTCCTAATTCTGACCACAAAAGTGCCTCCTTTAAAGAATTTATTTATAAAACGTGACCTGGTATTATGTTCTATCACGTTTTAATACATATAATTATAATTATCTCTAATAAACAAATCAATCATTACATAACATAACTTAATAATTTTAATTATCAGCCAACTTGTTGACCAGAAGGTTTAGTACAGGATCCCGGTATTGTCCTTCCGGATACTTCACTAAGATAAAGTAAAATTATAGCAAAGATAATTATTTCTGTTCAAATGGATAAAATTTTATGATATAATACATTCTGTTGGGTGATGTTTCTTTTTGTTGTGTTTTAATTCTTTATGAAACGGAAGTGGTGTTCATGACAAATACCGGCAGTGAAACACTTACGCCCCAGGAAGTGGCAGATTTACTTAAAATAGCTAAAAATACCGTGTACGAGCTTATCAAGCGAGGAGAGTTAAACGCCTATAAAGTTGGGAAAAAAGTCCGGGTTGATTTAAAAGACGTTGAAGAATACAAAAACCGCACAAAAAGCAAGGTCTATTCAGCATCAACTATTGTGAAGGAGGATTATTTTCAGAGACTGAATCTTACTGCCGATAATCTGCCTTCCGGCAACCTGGTTATTTGCGGGCAGGATCCCCTTCTTGATATCCTATCCAGGTATCTTGAAAATCACCCGAACGGTATCAGGACACTTCGTTCCTATGTTGGCAGCTATAATGGATTATTTGCTTTGTATAATGGTTTCGCTCACGTGGCAACGGCGCATTTATGGGATGGAGATTCGGGAGAGTATAATGTTCCTTATGTAAAAAGAATGCTGCCCGGCATACCCTGCGTTATCATTCACCTTGCTTACAGAACTCAGGGATTTTATGTAGCAAAAGGGAACCCTAGAAATATAAAAGATTGGGAGGACCTGAAGAGGAAAGATATTACGATAATAAACAGGGAAAAAGGAAGCGGAACGAGAGTTTTATTGGATGAACATCTGCGTCTGCTGGGTATCTACGGTTCATCCCTAAATGGCTATAATCGTGAATGTACTTCTCATCTGGCTGTG carries:
- the modB gene encoding molybdate ABC transporter permease subunit; protein product: MRSSACATLITLVFGVAAAWFVAAYSKKTKGFIDSILTLPMILPPTVVGFFLLLIFGKNGFIGGLLEKFNIEIIFSWAAIVIAASVVSFPLMYRTVRAAFEQIDSNILDAARVLGASEFRLFYKVAVPVAWPGIAAGTILSFARSLGEFGATLMVAGNIPGRTQTIPVAIFFAAESGEMDKAYLWVALIFIISLIVMVLMNYWSGFQAKLLFRPRGKL
- the modA gene encoding molybdate ABC transporter substrate-binding protein, yielding MVLLLLVVIFAFSACSKQLAEKSQETPKTQVTLTVSAAASLKDAMNEIKDIYAKEVPDVNVTYNFASSGSLQQQIENGADVDVFISAANKQMDALETKGLLENGTKKTLLGNSLVLIIPKDSSLVSSFEDLTKDTVKKIGLGEFRTVPAGQYAEDLFTNMKILDKITAKAVYGKSVKEVLTWVETGNVDAGVVYLTDAKVSQKVKQVAVAPEESHKPIVYPASVIKSSKHMAEAKAFMDFLSGAKAKSVFEKYGFTFLANAQAKPAA
- a CDS encoding ABC transporter, with translation MELYVEIKKNLPGFVLDVKFEGSKERIALLGASGSGKTMTLRCVAGLVKPDEGKIIVNGKTFFDSKKGINIKPKHRKVGFLFQNYALFPHLTVKDNIAFGIRGLSDQERNLRISNLLERFGLTGLENRYPRLISGGQQQRTALARTIAAEPDIILLDEPFSALDEHLRSHMAREILGILKEFGGTTLFVTHNIEEAYRMCEKIAVLCSGDLHVFGNKKDVFENPQTSEAARITGCKNIVEAVRVDDGYIEIPSWNIRLKTDSKTKAEKGYYGVRANHIRLSNGDNSGNVFKARIVGNIETQFRQTVYLKFAEAPNGNSNYHIQWEVSKDIWDKISKEQGLINIRLPQDKMYFEK
- a CDS encoding excisionase — protein: MTNTGSETLTPQEVADLLKIAKNTVYELIKRGELNAYKVGKKVRVDLKDVEEYKNRTKSKVYSASTIVKEDYFQRLNLTADNLPSGNLVICGQDPLLDILSRYLENHPNGIRTLRSYVGSYNGLFALYNGFAHVATAHLWDGDSGEYNVPYVKRMLPGIPCVIIHLAYRTQGFYVAKGNPRNIKDWEDLKRKDITIINREKGSGTRVLLDEHLRLLGIYGSSLNGYNRECTSHLAVASAIYRGEADLGIGNEIAGLSVKGIDFIPVQAERYEMIIKKEDFNKAPFRAIMEIIKSPDYKSEIIGIGGYNINEIGKIVT